The Pieris rapae chromosome 9, ilPieRapa1.1, whole genome shotgun sequence region TACCACGTCGATCTCAAGAAAATTCGCCGGCGCAGCATACGCATCATCTAATGTctgttttttaacatttaatcgCCTAGTGGCATCTGCCGTCGTGTCCTCTGCCATCattacgatttatttaataaaatcacaatcCACAAACTAAAAGCTTGTTAATcaacaaaaagaaaatgataaaatgtGTTTGACATTTGGGTTATAAATTTTGAAGTGACATTGACTtaacatttaacttttttttcacattaccAATGACTTCTGcgtcagtattttttttttgcagccATGCTATAGCATTCCGACAGttactgaaataattgtattatttttaaagattaagtAAATACCATTTTCttgtgaaaaaaattaccaaaatacttaaaaaaatattaatgtaccTAATATGGATTGGATTATCCATCCATTTATCTTATCAAAGCTTAATACAGTTTTTACTATCGATTTTCATATGGCGGTAAAAAGCCAAGTCAATCCCATAGTTTGGAAATTTCCTTGTATTGTAAGTTCAAGGTACACCTGTTTAATAGAACAGTGCTATAAGCGCAAATGAAAACTGGGTTCTGGGtaagtaaaacaaaagtttatcttaaatatattatatttaaatcttataacaaATGGTATGTTTCGAATGCACATTCGACATAAACGTAGTGCAGCATCAGCATCAttgcaatatataattttaaatattatatattagtaaaatcAACATGCAACACCAGATCAATTGTAACTGTCTGATATCTATGACATAAACTGGCTCATAGGATCTTCATCCCTTCTCCTCTTCATCATGTATGCTTCCATTTCCTCTTGAGTTGGCTCCTTTACTTCAATCATACTGTTGTAGGGTCTCTTTCTTTCATCTTTGGATAATAAGTATTCAGCATGCCTTTGATTTCGGTCCTCCATTTCTAAAGcctgttaaatattataaagttggATAATTATAGAAAAGATTATGTAAGAGTaacctaaatatattatttaataactagaaTACCTTTTGTATCTAAGTTAATAAgatgagtaaataaataatttttatgaaattatgtacttttaaataaaatatgaagctATTTAGGATTATGCAACTATGAATGCTTAATTAGGTGTCCATTTGTAAaagtgtattattaataattttaaattcaaaccttcttcaatttatcctctgttttcttttctttttcaagcgtcttcttcttctttttcttggctttcttcttatttttctttttcttactTGTCTTCTCTGTCTTACTTTTCTTTTCGTCTTCTGATTCTGATGATGACTCTGAGCTGGATGATGAAGATTTCTCTATTTTTGGCGCGGCTGTAATACaaggaatattttttccttgaaATAAGAACATAGCATAGTTTGttccaatttatattttacaaatatatttggaATTGAAAATTTCAAGTGTCTCTAATGAtgcaaaatgttattattattattagaagattttaaaaaaaaatttatatatatatatatgaataaaggttttttataatttatcaaatgaGAACTGTTCTATTGGTTCAGtcaatatttatacttattttttatactaattaaGACAAGAATAAGctcaaatttacaaaatcaaaattaaatataatatgtatgcaTTTCCTGCTTGCATATTTTAGGGTTACCTTTTTTATCTGAAGCACTCGGATCTTGTACATCTAATACAACAGATTTGCCCGCTTCGCCCACACAATAAGACATCTGGAAtgtaattgattaataaaaaattatgatgtatataaacaattattactttaataattattacttatgaaATGGCGATTGTTAAATTGTACATAAACTATTCATGAGAACTaacgaaaattatattattgtataaaacctTCGtctttgttttactttttaaagcCTCTTTGTTTCTATGCCTTAACTTTAAGCAAAAATATTCTGCCATTTATTCATAGCATTACATAGCGCAATAGTCTGTGCGGAAAAAGTATCATCGTGGTAGTTGAGGTCACAGCAGTGCTAAGTTGCCTAACCTGTATCAAGGGTTGTACTATGCTACTGGATTTCATAAACCTTTCACAATTAGAATATTTCaccccttttttttaaatactatgcCCATCCGAATCTGTATCACTCTAGTATAGATATCGCAGTatagtagttaaatcagagagctaattgaatctctagacagtaaTTTAAGAttgatattcaatcaagtcgctagctagctgatttaaataaaggagTGTTGAAAACGTTTAACTGTCTGTCTGATCAAGAGCCAGCatgttgattaataatgtaaaacaaaatggcgGTTACGACAACAGCTGATTCTTTTAGTTTCTTTTGGCAAACGTAGGTTTATTGTGAGAGTGGCTTTTTGTTTCATATCGTGGTCTTTAGTGAAGTTGTAAACATGTTGTCGACCCCCATGATTATTTCAGTGTGATCGGGAAAGACTGAGAGCTTCGAAATtccttgttttgttttattataaatggttaggttaggttagtgtTGTTGCCTAGGAACGTTTAGGAAACTCGTTAAACATTTGATTCAGTCACTTTTCTGACGGAACTTTAGCAACttaattgaatatcgatcttttattaactgtcaagagattcaattaactctgtgatttaactactttccTGCGACATAGACATAccttaataaatgaatagcAACACTTGTATCCCCACTGGCCATCCTTCCAATACGATCCCCAAACTGATGTATGGTTATTTATGAGAACATCTTCTTCATATTGACTCCTGCAAAAGATTAAAtagagattttaaattattctatatattatatttatttaatcaagcTGCAATTTTAGCATGATAATCCGCATCAAGGATTGTGTTAAAAGATCTATTTTTTGCATCAGCTACATATCCGCGATCGtgaaaaaccttttttttaacaatcagCTGTATATAGCCATCTGCCGGAAGCGGGGAAAACTAGCTGACAACCGGAATAGTAATGGCGCAgtcatatgagaaataatattcgttcccaattacattgtttatttacaaactttaATTGCATCTAATTCTGATTACAATTAGAATCTATCTCTATacaattagaattaaatatttatttaaatcaacagTTGGAATGTGCCACAGCTAAGCATGgcagctaataataatataattaaacttactTCAGCCACTGTTTCTCAGATGCAGTAACAAGTGTACCGTCTCGGTTATACTGAGTGAAGATTTCTGTTTGAGCCAAAAGTAACTCTCTAGGGGGTGCCTTTAAGTGCTCCTCACCGCCATATTTGTCCAGAACGGATTGTTTAACCTTGAaccaaacatttaatattacatttgaattcAATGGCTAGATAACTGGCAAGACACTCTACCACTCTTCTTAGAACGgctaagtttttatttaaaagtaaattgaaatttgatagtaataataataatttagttatttttctcccttaaacattaacaataataattcataatatagtgacagtattgggagactggtttccaaactaggtaagaacctgtaatatggataaccaggcttccattccatagcaagtcatatacataacaaaaaggaagtttgtaagggattgtgtatgtgagtgtgtgtgtatttgtgtgtgataGTAAGGAAGGGTATGCATGCGTGTGTTAGTGAGTGTTAAAGGGTGTTTGACATGAcaagaacatattatgtgaaaattattattttattacttctagtAGAATTTCAGTTTGATCATAGctcaaagtaattaaaaatttatgaattgtttgctttacacatttttttgttttagcatATATATTAAGAGTTTTGTTGAGTTTGTTATACAAGTAACAGCCCAGAAAAGAGAACGATCGTTgagaaaaattagaaaaagatGGGGTTGTACAAACGTTATATTTGCGACGTTTGTCCAATATAGCGGTATCAAAGAATAACAGCGAATGTTGTTTAAGAATAGTGTATAAGATAAATAGTTGACGAACTGTAAGTACAGAACACATgtatcaatataaatacactCACCTGCCCCTCAAACCTTTCCTTCTTATGATGATAGTCATTCTGCAGCATTTGCAACTTAGTTGGTTCGGCCAACAGATGCACGTCCAATCCCGCCGCCTGCGCTTCCCACGCGAACACTTGAGCTGCGGCGTGGGACACTGTGTCACCTGTCAGACGGACGAAGTTCTCGCCTGCGTAGTcacttctataaatatattaaaatacccttaaatatcatttaccaagttttttgatgtgaaacatctatagccgcacgtaaaaacgatttctggcgtggcgacgcatgccgtggcgacgcgtcgccacactatatgatatacagtctaaatgcagtagtaaatttcacattaaaaatatttaatgaatataatgtttattcaacaaatagtcatcgttatctggaaaaaaatcgtaatattttattttatcattataacatatttattttctatcacagtctgttcttttctgcatattacttttaaaaaaatgatatcgatgtttcacatctgccaggtgtcccgtgacggctcacatttttattttttgactcGACGACGTCTTATAATTCAATGGAGTCGGCTGCACGCACGGaaaaacatgacgcatgcggcgttacctcgctctgagcCGTTCCATGAGTCTTCCATTGCAAGCCAGAGCGCGGAAGGAccgacaaagaggcacaatcggcCTTCGGCAGCGTTCGTAcgttaaaaaattgacataatgGTGGTCacgaatttaaattcaaaaatgataaataatgtaaaaatttactacttttttatactatcatattcaaatttatcaataaaacaaataaatagtagCTTAAGTCGTATTTCAATTACAACCGCTTTATATCTGTGTTGATATACAGATCATCATAAGAATAGTGTTATGTTAGATTAGACTTTGGTCAATGCAATtggtttaaattatacataaatcatTATCCACTCTTgtgtttaaactatttatactTACTCTGCGGCTTCAGGGTGTGGGTTATCTCTCATAGATCTAGTTTTAGGATCATAGTATGCTGAATTCAAGTCTAAATTACGAAGGTACTTCGCTGTATCTTCACGTATACGAAGATTTCGTACTGTGATACGTTGTTTTGAGTCCACCtgtcaaaagattttataaaaattaaccaaCTTCAAATACATAACGgcgaatattatacattacctctccatatatgtatatataaatatatatcaataactACTTAACTGATATTGTTTACCTAAGCGGACTAATGCCTTAGTTGTAATAAACCTGATTTAAGTGAAAAAagatcaaaatcaaaattatatattcatacaggtacacttatgaacttatatataattataatgtacacttatgaacgtgaaaaacgaaatatatagtattaaatgcttctttacatttactgccagttctcaaataaagGGTGTAGACTGGACAAAAAGAACTAGCAATGAACTCTCAGCCAAATTGTTAAGTTGctaagttttttgttatacacaATGTTTCTTGTACTTCACATTACACTTATGAAAATTAGCACTCTAAATAGATTGTTACACTCTAATTTTATCCAATTACAACTATTGTTCAATCTAAATAGACTTGTATTTACCTTTGTACCCGGCATATCCACTTCATCAACATATTTATCTTCATCTTCACCATCATTATCTTCATCTTCAGCAGCTGTAGGGTCTAGAAAGTTGgccataattattaattacatttgaaataataatgatttcatATTACTTTACTTTGAAATAATGAGattctattataaaattttcctttttcctgtaaaattatgtatcgGCTTTTGCAAACAAGACAAGAATGTGAAACCACAATTAGACTGTTActattaaagtaagtaattaataaaataatggataataatttatttaccttcTTCCAATTTTTGGGCTCTCATTTCTCGCTTAGCCTCTTCAACCTTTTGATATTCCTCAATTATGGCTTTGTGTTCTGATGGATCATATCCATTCCACCTGTCTCGTTTGCCATCATAACTTAAGTTTAAGTTTGGTTGGTTAAATTCATCTAATGCTATACCTGCACTTGTGAACTTTGCACCAATCTAAAAAGATAagcttttgaaaatttaacaatacaaataagactatacaatttaatttataacaacaatAAACAGAAATTAGATAGATACCTTTCTTGGCCTTTCAAgacaatctttttttttatgtgtcaTTGCTCCACAATTTTCACAAGCTCCTTTTCTGAATTTTGTCGAAACTTTTGACTGCACAATAAGAAAAAAGTTTACAACACAACATTACAATTAATCCTTTTCATATAACTcatttataatagtttaatcAAACACCAAGAGCTATAATAGATTTACCCAAGcttcataaaacaattaaaccatttaaaatcattaaatgaaCTGCATGTTCATCATTACATGAACTGCATGTTCATCTTTACATCTTTACATGAATGACTTTGATTGTCTGggctcaatgtttttttagcaAAAAGATGAACATCATTCCTTAATATTCTAAGCAGTTTGTTTTGGTTCTTAAACAGATAAGTTCTCGGTGAAGTTAAAAGCAATCAGATATTATACTGATCAAAGAacacaaaaaattaagcaGTCAGTTCCTGtcattaacaatataataattttattaataatattacttacaacATCAACACCCTTGTTGTAATAGGTATCAAGCTTTGTAAAACTTCCTTCTCTATCAGCCTGAGGTCTTTGATGTTTAAGTGTTGGTCCACTTGTTCCATAGTACCATGGAGCAGATGATATATATTGAGGTATGTGAGGGTTTATGTCCTTGCCTAAAGTAAACACATAATTAGCAttgttaaaaatctttttcagAAAAGGATAAAACAATAGGTACCTGTCTCATCTACTGCAGCAGGCGCTGTTCCTGCTTTTCGCGCCTCTTCCAACTCTTTAGCTTTCCGCCAATCTTCGCGTGATTTCTTCTTCGGCTCGTCATCATCTTCACCCAAGTCATCTTTGTGGCGAAGAATTTGCGACACGGACGCTTTTGTAGTTGTTGTCATTGTAATGTTCACTAATAATGGAggatattaatttgaataagattctataataatataggtcGCCTTTGAAATTTGTAtccaatgaaatataataatatatttaaacaaattattatttacattagtaGAAATAACCTAGACTCTACGAAAAGTACAAATAGTTGTCATATGTCAGttgtaattataacattagttGACAATTGATCGCGACTACAGACTGAGTCTTCAAGAAATAACTATAGTAGTAGTAAgtaagagagagagagagagcgaAAAAGGCCTAGAGcctaaaaaatttttttagattcacttaaaaaaatcttacgcGCTCGATTAAGTTTTTCTGTCATTTTCAACCCTTAAGTGCGACCACCCCCACCATGCAAACAATTAGATtaacgttattaaaaatacgtatatcTGTCGCGCTCTGtcacagtattttttaaactatagccCCTCCCCCACCAATGAAAAggtatacattatacatataacatttttttgacgtgacaacgtcttataaattggtttgccgggtgacacttcaagaaactgcgttacgctccgctcacgttatgcgctcacaatgagagcgagtgagaggcacgcgtcccttccactcgggcattgttagcccgcctaagagcgagagagacagaCATATGAAATTAAGTGCGAgattctttgtataaattaatgttttaaatataattctttgtataaataaatgttttaaattgttactattatttcatccttcttcctactatacgaataaatattcacattaaaattattttaccactcaaagtcgttgtcacgtaaaactttcgcccgtataccgactttacaggcaaCCAATTTTTTCTTATCTGAGTTTCGCAACCCAATACGTCACTATGACGCCCGAGTAAATCCCCAATCAGCTTCATGGGCTCCCCTACCACTAGTTTAATTTGCATCCCAAAGTCCTTTCAAGAAATGATCAACCCTCAAGCTTTTTTGTTTTCGTCTCTTATACctatgggatgttctatatttttataaatcacaacccatttttatctttgttaaatgtatatatttcttcacaaacaacggtaattaatttatattcttatagaaaggctcataggaaaaatacatgttcactcatcttaaaagtctgttctgagtgacgtctgttttcttcttttctaagtgtcctgtatttatattgccacatacatcaaaatcgtatagaaaatactataccatatagtatgtacattttagtgcgtatctacgatacgctacatCACCCCCCTACGGAGACAGAAAAGCTAAGTAGACATATGATGATAgtatgtaacaataaaataaaaggtgcttaaaaaattacacaacaaaaattttactttacaaaGTCGCTCCAGGTAGCTTTAAATACGAAGCGTCGTTTGTTGCCATGTCGCGATGCTGGTGTTGATTGTACTTTAGCCATTTTCCGTCGAAGAGGTACAACGAAATCAGCCTGGTTTTCCATTGCGAAAGTTGGCTGTTCATCTGGGACAAGGAGTTGTCCTGGTAGACGTAATGTCATTTCTGCAACTGAGCAGTTCAGGTCTTCCTTAACGGCTGACCGCATACCCAGCAATACCAATGGCAACGCTCTAGTCCACGTGTCATCGTGGCAAGTTAGGGCGGCTTTAAGCTGCCGGTGAACTCGCTCAATCATGCCGTTTGCGCAGGGATTATAAGAAGTAGTTCTTTTACGCCTTGTGGCAAACCATAACATCAGACGATGGAAGTGATCCGAGTCGAACTGCGTGCCCTGGTCGGTTGTCAAAACAGCTAGGACACCGAAGCGTGGAATCCATTTCAGCTACTTCCTCAGCGGTGATAAAATGCATAGGCCAAGCTTCAGCCTACCTGGTCACTATCTATAG contains the following coding sequences:
- the LOC110999726 gene encoding pre-mRNA-splicing factor Slu7, translated to MTTTTKASVSQILRHKDDLGEDDDEPKKKSREDWRKAKELEEARKAGTAPAAVDETGKDINPHIPQYISSAPWYYGTSGPTLKHQRPQADREGSFTKLDTYYNKGVDVSKVSTKFRKGACENCGAMTHKKKDCLERPRKIGAKFTSAGIALDEFNQPNLNLSYDGKRDRWNGYDPSEHKAIIEEYQKVEEAKREMRAQKLEEDPTAAEDEDNDGEDEDKYVDEVDMPGTKVDSKQRITVRNLRIREDTAKYLRNLDLNSAYYDPKTRSMRDNPHPEAAESDYAGENFVRLTGDTVSHAAAQVFAWEAQAAGLDVHLLAEPTKLQMLQNDYHHKKERFEGQVKQSVLDKYGGEEHLKAPPRELLLAQTEIFTQYNRDGTLVTASEKQWLKSQYEEDVLINNHTSVWGSYWKDGQWGYKCCYSFIKMSYCVGEAGKSVVLDVQDPSASDKKAAPKIEKSSSSSSESSSESEDEKKSKTEKTSKKKKNKKKAKKKKKKTLEKEKKTEDKLKKALEMEDRNQRHAEYLLSKDERKRPYNSMIEVKEPTQEEMEAYMMKRRRDEDPMSQFMS